One Anas platyrhynchos isolate ZD024472 breed Pekin duck chromosome 2, IASCAAS_PekinDuck_T2T, whole genome shotgun sequence DNA segment encodes these proteins:
- the SNAI2 gene encoding zinc finger protein SNAI2, whose amino-acid sequence MPRSFLVKKHFNSSKKPNYSELDTHTVIISPYLYESYPVPIIPQPEILSSVAYNPITVWTTTGLLPSPLPNDLSPLSGYPSSLGRVSPPPPSDTSSKDHSGSESPISDEEERIQSKLSDPHAIEAEKFQCSLCNKTYSTFSGLAKHKQLHCDAQSRKSFSCKYCDKEYVSLGALKMHIRTHTLPCVCKICGKAFSRPWLLQGHIRTHTGEKPFSCPHCNRAFADRSNLRAHLQTHSDVKKYQCKNCSKTFSRMSLLHKHEESGCCVAH is encoded by the exons ATGCCACGCTCCTTCCTGGTCAAGAAGCATTTCAATTCATCTAAGAAGCCAAATTACAGCGAACTGGACACTCATACAG tGATTATATCCCCATACCTGTATGAAAGCTATCCAGTCCCTATCATACCACAGCCAGAGATCCTGAGCTCTGTAGCTTACAACCCCATTACTGTGTGGACTACAACCGGGCTGCTACCGTCTCCACTACCTAATGACCTCTCTCCACTTTCTGGATACCCTTCATCTTTGGGAAGAGTCAGCCCACCTCCACCTTCTGACACCTCCTCCAAAGATCACAGCGGTTCAGAAAGTCCCATTAGTGATGAAGAAGAGAGAATCCAGTCAAAGCTTTCAGACCCCCATGCAATCGAAGCTGAAAAGTTTCAGTGCAGTTTATGCAACAAGACCTATTCAACTTTCTCTGGGTTGGCCAAACATAAGCAGCTGCATTGTGATGCCCAGTCTAGGAAATCATTCAGCTGCAAGTACTGTGACAAGGAGTATGTCAGCCTGGGAGCGCTTAAGATGCACATCAGGACCCACACACTACCATGTGTCTGCAAGATCTGTGGCAAGGCTTTCTCCAGACCCTGGCTACTTCAAGGACACATCAGAACCCACACTG GAGAGAAGCCGTTTTCCTGTCCTCACTGCAACAGGGCTTTTGCAGACAGATCCAATCTGAGGGCTCATCTGCAGACCCACTCGGATGTGAAGAAATACCAGTGCAAAAATTGCTCCAAAACTTTCTCCAGAATGTCTCTTCTGCACAAACACGAGGAATCTGGCTGCTGTGTAGCACACTGA